The following coding sequences are from one Camarhynchus parvulus chromosome 1, STF_HiC, whole genome shotgun sequence window:
- the LOC115909075 gene encoding apovitellenin-1-like encodes MLQSRALVIALILLLSTTLPEVQSKSIFEKDRRELLAIPETIASYFYEAVNKVSPKVSQFLLDTVQSPTVIAARQRIAKETTKVSIMFEQLIEKIKNLWYTRVLGY; translated from the exons ATGCTGCAATCCAGGGCATTGGTGATAGCTCTGATTCTGCTCCTTAGCACCACTCTCCCCG AAGTGCAGTCAAAGTCCATCTTTGAGAAAGACCGTCGTGAGTTGCTGGCCATCCCTGAGACTATTGCATCTTACTTCTATGAAGCTGTGAACAAGGTGTCCCCTAAAGTCAGCCAGTTCTTGTTGGATACTGTACAGAGTCCAACAGTTATTGCGGCCAG ACAGAGAATCGCCAAAGAAACAACTAAAGTCAGTATAATGTTTGAACAGCtgattgaaaaaataaagaacctGTGGTACACAAGAGTCCTAGGCTATTAG